A genomic segment from Armatimonadia bacterium encodes:
- the dprA gene encoding DNA-processing protein DprA has protein sequence MISLPDTEIDAFLTLNASGLSPLRQFALLAAFGTATQILAASDGELAEVQGVKTDHIRRLREAQQVVDLAAVWAKCREYGVTPVPCTAPEFPPLLRASTDGTPLLFVQGTLEKRDDLAVAIVGTRKCTPYGMTVARRLAGDLARRGFTIVSGMARGIDAEAHLGALEAGGRTIAAMGSGPDITFPRGHVELRERIVASGAVITEYGFGSPPLKEHFPERNRIVAGLSLGVLVVEAPAASGALITARLAGEIGREVFAVPGDVNSPLSHGAHALIKDGARLVEYAEDVVEGLGILLTAVPDRPQVPAPDLPSEEQAVVDALSHQPRRVDEVVASCNLGPAQVTAALMVLEMKGLVRRLPGSTFVRL, from the coding sequence GTGATATCACTCCCCGACACCGAGATTGACGCCTTTCTGACGCTCAACGCCAGCGGCCTGTCCCCTCTGCGCCAGTTTGCCCTGCTCGCTGCCTTCGGGACGGCAACCCAGATACTCGCCGCCTCCGATGGGGAGCTTGCCGAGGTCCAGGGGGTCAAGACGGACCACATCCGACGCCTGCGTGAGGCACAGCAGGTCGTCGACCTTGCGGCGGTGTGGGCAAAGTGTCGCGAGTACGGAGTCACGCCGGTCCCGTGCACCGCTCCTGAGTTCCCCCCACTCCTGCGCGCTTCGACCGACGGGACCCCTCTGCTGTTCGTCCAGGGCACCCTTGAGAAACGTGACGATCTCGCCGTCGCCATTGTGGGTACCCGCAAGTGCACGCCCTACGGCATGACCGTGGCGCGGCGGCTTGCCGGCGATCTGGCTCGGCGCGGGTTCACCATCGTGAGCGGCATGGCCCGGGGCATTGACGCAGAGGCTCACCTGGGGGCACTGGAGGCCGGAGGGCGGACAATCGCCGCCATGGGCTCGGGGCCGGACATCACCTTCCCGCGAGGTCACGTCGAGCTCCGCGAACGGATTGTTGCCTCGGGCGCTGTGATCACCGAGTACGGGTTCGGCTCTCCGCCACTCAAAGAGCATTTCCCTGAGCGCAACCGTATTGTCGCCGGCCTCAGTCTCGGCGTCCTTGTGGTCGAGGCACCCGCTGCAAGTGGTGCGCTCATTACGGCTCGGTTGGCCGGTGAGATCGGGCGGGAAGTCTTCGCCGTGCCCGGCGACGTTAACAGCCCTCTGAGCCACGGTGCGCACGCTCTGATCAAGGACGGTGCCAGGCTGGTGGAGTATGCGGAGGATGTTGTCGAGGGGCTGGGTATACTGCTCACTGCGGTGCCCGACCGTCCACAGGTGCCTGCTCCCGATCTGCCGTCCGAGGAGCAAGCGGTCGTTGACGCTCTTTCCCACCAACCACGACGCGTGGACGAGGTCGTGGCTAGCTGCAATCTCGGTCCGGCACAGGTGACGGCCGCCCTCATGGTCCTTGAGATGAAGGGCCTGGTGCGGCGTCTGCCGGGAAGTACCTTCGTCCGACTATAG
- the topA gene encoding type I DNA topoisomerase: MAKAAIIVESPTKTRTLQRFLGEQYSLLASMGHVRDLPEGELAVDVDKGFEPTYTSSPQQKKTLNALKKALKSVDEVYLASDPDREGEAIAWHLAQALDLKDPKRIEFNEITEPAVRSALEHPRTIDVERVNAQQARRVLDRLVGYMLSPLLWEKLASRGSRNSLSAGRVQSAALKLVCVREREIAAFVPEEYWSVTAVLSPLDTEARFEAELRTRDGEDLKLTKAEEAEPIAEELRHLAYRVQGVERKERRRSPQPPFITSTLQRAAANQLGFSARRTMAVAQQLYQGIETPDGSLGLITYMRTDSTRIAAQAREAAVEYIKSQYGEKFVGPGATGKKVAGAQDAHEAIRPSYIERTPESLRPYLDDDQYKLYELTWRRFVASQMAAAVSDVTTVEIAAGPYGLRASGSVLKFPGFLSVTKPEDDEDEKSLPPLKEDQDLRVLEVKPDQHFTKPPPRYTEATLVRELEENGVGRPSTYAQIIETLRQRKYVRMETRQFVPTGLGFSVNDYLQESFPDIIDVDFTAKVEGELDGVEQGSDWVALLRRFYGPFSDRLKAAQEAPLKVLEEKCPECGGRLLERFSVHGKFAGCENYPECKYTHDLLSDVLKKAAPRPTGENCPECGKELVIRQGQRGEDFVGCSGYPECKYVRSLKGDKSQRPKAVMTDIPCEKCGKPLVVRHGRRGPFLGCSGFPRCRTTRNLTEEEAAKWATAEPGQENGDGTVVAAAPAVQRSEPIKTDIPCENCGKPMLVRHGRRGPFLGCSGYPKCRTTRNLSDEEQAKWLGEQAADDGESE; the protein is encoded by the coding sequence GTGGCAAAAGCCGCCATCATCGTAGAGTCACCAACCAAGACGCGTACTCTGCAGCGCTTCCTCGGTGAGCAGTACTCGCTGCTCGCCTCTATGGGCCACGTGCGTGATCTGCCTGAGGGAGAACTGGCTGTGGACGTGGACAAGGGCTTCGAGCCTACGTACACGAGCTCTCCGCAGCAGAAGAAGACGCTGAACGCCCTCAAGAAGGCGCTCAAGAGCGTTGACGAGGTCTACCTCGCATCGGACCCTGACCGCGAGGGAGAGGCCATTGCCTGGCACCTTGCGCAGGCGCTCGACCTGAAGGACCCCAAGCGCATCGAGTTCAACGAGATCACCGAGCCGGCCGTCCGCAGCGCTCTTGAGCACCCGCGGACGATCGACGTCGAGCGCGTGAATGCACAGCAGGCCCGGCGGGTTCTCGACCGCCTGGTCGGCTACATGCTCAGTCCTCTCCTGTGGGAGAAGCTTGCGAGCCGCGGAAGCCGCAACTCGCTCAGCGCCGGTCGTGTGCAGTCGGCGGCGTTGAAGCTCGTGTGCGTCCGTGAGCGGGAGATCGCTGCCTTCGTCCCGGAGGAGTACTGGTCGGTCACTGCGGTCCTCTCCCCTCTCGACACTGAGGCCCGCTTTGAGGCCGAGCTGCGGACGCGCGACGGGGAAGACCTCAAGCTAACGAAGGCCGAAGAGGCTGAGCCGATTGCCGAGGAGCTGCGCCACCTGGCCTATCGGGTTCAGGGCGTCGAGCGCAAAGAGCGGCGGCGCAGTCCGCAGCCTCCCTTCATCACCAGCACTCTGCAGCGAGCTGCGGCGAACCAACTCGGTTTCTCAGCCCGCAGGACCATGGCCGTCGCCCAGCAGCTCTACCAGGGCATTGAGACTCCCGATGGCAGCCTCGGTCTCATCACCTATATGCGTACCGACTCCACTCGCATTGCCGCGCAGGCCCGTGAGGCTGCGGTCGAGTACATCAAGAGCCAGTACGGGGAGAAGTTCGTCGGCCCGGGCGCGACGGGCAAGAAGGTGGCCGGAGCACAGGATGCCCACGAAGCGATCCGCCCCTCCTACATTGAGCGGACGCCGGAGAGCCTCCGTCCGTACCTCGACGACGACCAGTACAAGCTCTATGAGCTCACCTGGCGAAGGTTCGTTGCCAGTCAGATGGCTGCTGCGGTCTCCGACGTCACCACGGTCGAGATCGCGGCGGGGCCCTATGGCCTGCGGGCTTCCGGTTCGGTGCTCAAGTTCCCCGGCTTCCTGTCCGTGACCAAGCCGGAGGACGACGAGGACGAGAAGTCGCTCCCCCCGCTGAAGGAGGACCAGGACTTGCGGGTCCTGGAGGTCAAGCCCGACCAGCACTTCACGAAGCCACCACCCCGCTACACGGAAGCCACACTGGTGCGTGAACTCGAGGAAAACGGCGTGGGTCGTCCGAGTACCTATGCCCAGATCATCGAGACGCTGCGGCAGCGCAAGTACGTGCGCATGGAGACGCGGCAGTTCGTCCCGACCGGCCTGGGCTTCTCGGTGAACGACTACCTGCAGGAGAGCTTCCCGGACATCATCGACGTGGACTTCACCGCCAAGGTCGAAGGCGAACTCGACGGCGTCGAGCAGGGGTCCGACTGGGTCGCACTGCTACGCCGCTTCTATGGGCCCTTCAGCGACCGGCTGAAGGCTGCGCAGGAAGCTCCACTGAAGGTGCTTGAGGAGAAGTGCCCCGAGTGCGGCGGACGACTGCTGGAGCGGTTCTCCGTCCACGGGAAGTTCGCGGGCTGCGAAAACTACCCCGAGTGCAAGTACACGCACGACCTGCTCTCGGACGTGCTCAAGAAGGCAGCGCCACGTCCCACGGGCGAGAACTGCCCGGAGTGCGGTAAGGAGCTCGTCATCCGTCAGGGGCAGCGCGGCGAGGATTTCGTCGGCTGCTCCGGCTACCCGGAGTGCAAGTACGTCCGCTCGCTGAAGGGCGACAAGTCCCAGCGGCCGAAGGCGGTCATGACGGACATCCCCTGCGAGAAGTGCGGCAAGCCTTTGGTAGTCCGGCACGGTCGACGTGGGCCCTTCCTGGGGTGCTCGGGGTTCCCGCGCTGCCGGACTACCCGCAACCTCACGGAAGAGGAAGCCGCTAAGTGGGCAACCGCGGAGCCGGGCCAGGAGAACGGCGACGGCACCGTGGTAGCAGCTGCTCCGGCCGTCCAACGCAGTGAGCCGATCAAGACCGACATCCCCTGTGAGAACTGCGGCAAGCCGATGCTGGTGCGACACGGGCGCCGAGGGCCCTTCCTGGGCTGCTCAGGCTACCCGAAGTGCCGCACTACCCGCAACCTGAGCGACGAGGAGCAGGCGAAGTGGCTTGGGGAGCAGGCCGCGGACGACGGGGAATCTGAATGA
- a CDS encoding alkaline phosphatase family protein, translated as MRDRRFLAVLVVLSILWGATQALAAEPPRNILVIGWDGAQRDHMKEMVARNELPNLVALSNEGSLVDVDVTSGATDTKAGWTQILTGYKPQTTGVFSNSRYQPIPEGYSVFERLEGFFGPDNIVTMGIIGKKGHVDNDAPRHIPYDQYQTMLDKARKREKKAAGIADLAQGKVVEENGQKFVDLPGKPWYNASKHMDLFINGLNKNSVVTSTALQKLEENKDKRMFLFIHFAEPDHAGHAKGENSQEYTDALKDDDACTGKIIQKLKDLGIYDQTLVYVVVDHGFNEGQTGHSYAPYVFVGTNDKTFVRKEGAREDIAAQVLKRFGIDLKAIQPALDGIPYDEQAPERKAPATKPANLAKPRAAVGAAAGQAAGARAGRRRARQGAGAGAVQAPAQPQP; from the coding sequence ATGCGTGATCGTCGCTTCTTGGCAGTGCTCGTGGTCTTGTCCATCCTCTGGGGAGCCACACAGGCCCTTGCCGCAGAGCCTCCCCGCAACATCCTCGTGATTGGTTGGGACGGTGCCCAGCGGGACCACATGAAGGAGATGGTGGCCCGCAACGAGCTGCCCAACCTGGTGGCCCTGTCCAACGAGGGATCGCTGGTCGACGTTGACGTCACCTCGGGCGCCACGGACACCAAGGCCGGATGGACGCAGATCCTCACCGGCTACAAGCCCCAGACCACCGGCGTCTTCAGCAACAGCCGCTACCAGCCGATTCCCGAAGGCTACTCGGTCTTCGAGCGGCTGGAGGGCTTCTTCGGCCCGGATAACATCGTGACGATGGGTATCATCGGCAAGAAGGGCCACGTCGACAACGATGCCCCGCGACACATCCCCTACGACCAGTACCAGACCATGCTGGACAAGGCGCGCAAGCGGGAGAAGAAGGCTGCGGGGATTGCCGACCTTGCGCAGGGCAAGGTCGTGGAGGAGAACGGTCAGAAGTTCGTGGATCTGCCCGGCAAGCCGTGGTACAACGCCAGCAAGCACATGGACCTGTTCATTAACGGCCTGAACAAGAACTCGGTGGTGACCAGCACCGCCCTGCAGAAGCTCGAAGAGAACAAAGACAAGCGGATGTTCCTCTTCATCCACTTCGCCGAGCCCGACCACGCCGGGCACGCCAAGGGTGAGAACTCCCAGGAATACACCGACGCCCTCAAGGATGACGACGCCTGCACCGGCAAGATCATTCAGAAGCTCAAGGACCTGGGGATCTACGACCAGACCCTGGTCTACGTGGTCGTCGATCATGGCTTCAACGAGGGCCAGACCGGGCACTCCTATGCCCCCTACGTCTTTGTGGGGACGAACGACAAGACCTTCGTGCGCAAGGAAGGTGCCCGAGAGGACATCGCCGCGCAGGTCTTGAAGCGCTTCGGCATCGACCTCAAGGCAATCCAGCCGGCCCTAGACGGCATCCCCTATGACGAGCAGGCGCCCGAACGCAAGGCTCCGGCAACCAAGCCCGCCAATCTGGCCAAGCCGCGGGCTGCTGTAGGTGCTGCAGCAGGTCAGGCAGCCGGAGCCCGTGCCGGTCGTCGCCGTGCCCGTCAGGGTGCCGGCGCGGGTGCTGTCCAGGCGCCCGCTCAGCCCCAGCCTTAG
- a CDS encoding DUF4380 domain-containing protein encodes MAFRYGLSLVCLSFTLLSLLGCGAGVQQMRPDADSRPTIGGGYGDASQAVAAPEAKATETDYQGWKAYQLTNGLVTVVAVPDIGGRVMEYRLGSHPFIWTNPAEYGKLYEPPKTAAERKWHNFGGYKTWPAPQSKWGGPPDPLGSQLEAARWSGKILTSSGPTVRITMTSPEDPVTGLQLTRELALSAGSTSLQIHETFRNISQRELTWSIWGICQVPGQLEPSQPFSREARVYIPLNPKSAHADGFCYLIAEKTDQWTKIANGRILQTSYGGKVGKIGTDSDAGWATYVDELHGFTFAQTYTVTPGAEYPDQGSTTEVFTQSSADVPYMELETLAPLKKLAPGEECSFDLDWHCAQVGGPTLKITSVAALKTFPAAAWKGKQIVVSGEFGVFASGQVELTFSDGAGKSLPSSVPPLKVSPAKSVVLKLTATPPTGATKGMLTLCTEKGDKLGDIAEVLLTNTPAADKD; translated from the coding sequence ATGGCTTTCCGCTACGGCTTGAGCCTGGTCTGTCTATCCTTCACCCTTCTCTCGCTCCTGGGTTGCGGGGCAGGTGTTCAGCAGATGCGTCCTGATGCAGACTCCCGCCCGACCATCGGCGGCGGCTATGGCGATGCCTCACAGGCGGTTGCGGCTCCTGAGGCCAAGGCCACCGAGACCGACTACCAGGGCTGGAAGGCCTATCAGCTCACCAACGGCCTCGTCACCGTCGTTGCCGTTCCCGACATCGGCGGTCGTGTGATGGAGTACCGCCTCGGGTCGCATCCCTTCATCTGGACCAACCCCGCGGAGTATGGCAAGCTCTACGAACCACCCAAGACGGCCGCGGAGCGCAAGTGGCACAACTTCGGCGGCTACAAGACTTGGCCGGCACCCCAGTCCAAATGGGGCGGACCTCCCGATCCCCTGGGCAGCCAGCTTGAGGCGGCTCGCTGGTCCGGCAAGATCCTGACGTCCTCAGGCCCGACCGTCCGCATCACCATGACGAGCCCTGAGGACCCGGTCACCGGCCTGCAGCTCACTCGCGAACTGGCCCTCTCCGCTGGCAGCACAAGTCTGCAGATCCACGAGACCTTCCGCAACATCAGCCAGCGCGAGCTCACCTGGAGCATCTGGGGCATCTGCCAGGTACCCGGGCAGCTCGAGCCCAGTCAGCCCTTCAGCCGCGAGGCCCGCGTCTATATCCCCCTGAATCCGAAGAGCGCCCACGCCGACGGATTCTGCTACCTGATCGCCGAGAAGACCGATCAGTGGACCAAGATCGCCAACGGTCGTATCCTCCAGACCAGCTACGGCGGCAAGGTCGGCAAGATCGGCACGGACTCCGATGCCGGCTGGGCCACCTACGTCGACGAGCTCCACGGCTTCACCTTCGCCCAGACCTACACCGTCACCCCTGGCGCAGAGTACCCCGATCAGGGCAGCACGACGGAGGTCTTCACCCAGTCCTCGGCGGACGTACCCTACATGGAACTCGAGACCTTGGCACCGCTGAAGAAGCTCGCACCCGGTGAGGAGTGCAGCTTCGACCTCGACTGGCACTGTGCCCAGGTCGGCGGCCCGACGCTCAAGATCACCTCGGTCGCCGCCCTCAAGACCTTCCCGGCCGCTGCCTGGAAGGGCAAGCAGATCGTGGTGAGCGGCGAGTTCGGCGTCTTCGCCTCCGGCCAGGTTGAGCTGACCTTCAGCGACGGCGCCGGCAAGTCATTGCCGTCCTCGGTGCCACCCCTCAAGGTCTCGCCGGCCAAGTCGGTGGTCCTGAAGCTCACGGCAACGCCTCCGACCGGTGCCACGAAGGGCATGCTGACGCTGTGCACCGAGAAGGGCGACAAGCTGGGCGACATCGCCGAAGTGCTGCTGACGAACACGCCTGCTGCGGACAAGGACTGA
- the nadD gene encoding nicotinate-nucleotide adenylyltransferase yields MQPCGALGVLGGTFDPIHLGHLILGEQVREQLGLDRVLFVPSARPPHKLRDRLADAEHRLAMVELAVASNPRFEVSRRELDRIGPSYTITTIKELRSQGHEQVYFVLGADAVLDLMSWREPDELLRVCQVVAAARPGFDLGRIPRALGAERASRVRVLDIPQIDISSTDLRQRVAAGRSLRYLVPDAVGDYIAEKGLYRAGADQDN; encoded by the coding sequence GTGCAACCCTGTGGTGCGCTGGGAGTGCTTGGGGGAACCTTCGACCCCATTCATCTCGGGCACCTGATTCTGGGCGAGCAAGTACGCGAGCAACTCGGGCTCGATCGCGTGCTGTTCGTGCCGAGTGCACGGCCTCCCCATAAGCTGCGGGACCGCCTAGCGGACGCAGAGCATCGTCTGGCAATGGTGGAGTTAGCCGTTGCCTCGAATCCGCGCTTTGAGGTGTCGCGCAGGGAACTAGATCGGATCGGACCCTCTTATACTATAACGACGATCAAGGAACTGCGTTCCCAGGGTCATGAACAGGTCTACTTCGTGCTGGGAGCCGATGCCGTCCTGGACCTGATGTCCTGGCGCGAGCCCGATGAGTTGCTGCGGGTGTGTCAGGTCGTTGCGGCGGCACGCCCGGGGTTCGATCTGGGACGGATCCCGCGGGCCCTCGGGGCTGAGCGTGCAAGTCGAGTGCGGGTGCTGGACATCCCGCAGATTGACATATCCTCCACGGACCTTCGCCAGCGGGTGGCGGCCGGTCGCAGCCTTCGGTATCTTGTGCCGGACGCCGTTGGAGACTACATCGCCGAAAAGGGACTGTACCGCGCCGGCGCCGACCAGGACAACTGA
- a CDS encoding LCP family protein, whose translation MRRGTGLVDVTLCLFAAVLAVAGTLGVRDALGKAPVAEPGQMPYLLTPPSIAPGIGGPISVLLIGADDRKDRGRSDTLIVAYVNPKVGRAALLSIPRDTRVEIPGHTRTKINHAYRFGGVPLVRQTVEGLLGESLPRYAKLDFETFKRVVDVLGGVTLKVEDVEGHGRGMNYDDNWDGLHIHLKPGTQKLNGEKAMGFVRYRRDGDLQRGARQRQFLRAMVEQHVRASNMFRLIRAARVITSRMDTNLPTAEAVRLAVTLRRISPDRIMTAALPVKPAPSHGVYYSEVEESQAQALREQMRQFVAGQTQVAAGGDELSAPVNRARAERPEAELKACRVAILNGTGTPGIGKSAGEQLRRGGAVVTSTGNAQKFDYLRTEIRYHVGTRQAAEEVKGLLGTPFAAVEEDDKFDAPGAANIMVTLGKDFRPH comes from the coding sequence ATGCGACGAGGAACGGGGCTTGTTGACGTCACGTTGTGTCTGTTCGCAGCGGTTCTGGCGGTTGCCGGGACGCTGGGCGTTCGTGACGCCCTGGGAAAGGCGCCCGTGGCAGAGCCGGGGCAGATGCCCTATCTGCTGACCCCACCGAGTATCGCGCCGGGCATTGGCGGTCCGATCAGCGTCCTGCTCATCGGGGCCGATGACCGCAAGGACCGGGGCCGATCCGACACGCTCATTGTGGCCTACGTGAACCCGAAGGTCGGGCGTGCAGCGCTGCTTTCCATCCCCCGTGATACGCGTGTGGAGATCCCGGGGCATACCCGGACCAAGATCAACCACGCCTATCGTTTTGGCGGCGTGCCGCTGGTGCGACAGACGGTGGAGGGACTGCTTGGAGAGTCGCTGCCGCGGTACGCAAAGCTCGACTTCGAGACCTTCAAGCGGGTGGTGGATGTCCTCGGTGGGGTGACCCTCAAGGTCGAGGACGTGGAGGGTCACGGCCGGGGCATGAACTACGACGACAACTGGGACGGCCTGCACATCCACCTGAAGCCAGGGACCCAGAAGCTCAACGGCGAAAAGGCGATGGGGTTCGTCCGCTACCGGCGTGACGGGGACCTTCAGCGTGGAGCACGACAGCGGCAGTTCCTGCGGGCCATGGTCGAGCAGCACGTCAGGGCCAGCAACATGTTCCGTCTGATACGGGCCGCACGTGTGATCACCAGCCGCATGGACACGAACCTGCCGACTGCGGAGGCCGTGCGGCTGGCGGTGACCCTGCGACGCATCTCGCCGGACCGGATCATGACGGCGGCGCTGCCGGTGAAGCCGGCTCCCTCTCACGGCGTGTACTACAGCGAGGTCGAGGAGAGCCAGGCGCAGGCACTGCGGGAGCAGATGAGGCAGTTTGTGGCCGGCCAGACACAGGTTGCCGCCGGTGGAGATGAGCTATCGGCACCCGTGAACCGCGCCAGGGCTGAGCGACCAGAGGCGGAACTCAAGGCCTGTCGCGTGGCGATCTTGAACGGCACTGGAACGCCGGGAATCGGGAAGTCGGCGGGCGAGCAACTGCGGCGTGGGGGCGCTGTGGTCACTTCCACCGGCAACGCTCAGAAGTTCGACTATCTGCGGACCGAGATCCGCTACCATGTAGGGACCCGCCAGGCAGCCGAGGAGGTCAAAGGGCTGCTCGGCACGCCCTTTGCAGCCGTTGAAGAGGACGACAAGTTCGACGCACCCGGAGCGGCGAACATCATGGTGACGCTGGGTAAGGACTTCCGTCCCCATTAG
- the rsfS gene encoding ribosome silencing factor — translation MLIAQGMEKRRALEVMVLDMRELMAITDYFILCHGRSHTHVEAIGSSVEEYMEEHGLRPDHREGGRGARWLILDYGSAVAHVFTEEARDFYDLERLWEDAPVVEHVSLDSAAEMPSEES, via the coding sequence ATGCTGATCGCTCAGGGCATGGAGAAGCGCCGAGCACTCGAGGTGATGGTGCTCGACATGCGCGAACTGATGGCGATCACTGACTATTTCATTCTCTGCCACGGGCGCTCGCATACCCATGTGGAGGCCATCGGCTCGTCCGTGGAGGAGTACATGGAGGAGCACGGCCTTCGCCCCGACCACCGAGAGGGAGGTCGTGGGGCTCGCTGGCTCATTCTGGATTACGGCAGCGCGGTGGCTCACGTGTTCACCGAGGAAGCGCGAGACTTCTACGACCTGGAGCGGCTGTGGGAAGACGCCCCGGTAGTGGAGCATGTCTCGCTTGACAGTGCCGCTGAGATGCCGTCGGAGGAGAGCTGA
- a CDS encoding methyltransferase domain-containing protein — protein sequence MERTTCAGSARVEDCANNPFASCWARYYDRLLTAPLIGAIRHSEERTLADLMAQTVQPTDHVLEIGPGTGHYTVSLCQQAAQVTAVEQSAEMLSLLDKRLEGVGATNCTMIRDDFLRVGFDETFDVVVLMGVLDYVTEPAEFLSEAAALARRALIFTTPFCGFLAKVHRTCNRLRGVAISTYTPGRIRSYLPDFDVDIQETGRCSRLWRGMTLACQAVRS from the coding sequence GTGGAGAGGACAACCTGCGCGGGTTCTGCGCGGGTTGAGGACTGCGCCAACAACCCCTTCGCGAGTTGCTGGGCGCGGTACTATGACCGTCTCCTGACGGCCCCGCTGATCGGCGCGATCCGTCACAGTGAGGAGCGGACGCTTGCCGACCTCATGGCGCAGACGGTTCAGCCCACCGATCACGTGTTGGAGATCGGTCCGGGAACGGGGCACTACACGGTGTCGCTGTGTCAGCAGGCCGCACAGGTAACGGCGGTGGAGCAGTCGGCGGAGATGCTCAGTCTGCTGGACAAGAGGCTGGAGGGTGTGGGGGCGACCAACTGCACGATGATTCGCGACGATTTCCTGCGCGTCGGTTTCGACGAGACCTTCGACGTTGTGGTGCTGATGGGGGTGCTCGACTACGTGACAGAGCCTGCGGAGTTCCTGTCTGAAGCGGCCGCACTGGCCCGTCGTGCGCTGATCTTCACGACCCCGTTCTGTGGGTTCCTCGCCAAGGTACACCGCACGTGCAACCGCCTGCGTGGAGTCGCCATCTCGACGTACACCCCCGGGCGCATCCGTTCGTACCTTCCCGACTTCGACGTGGACATCCAGGAGACAGGCCGCTGCAGTCGTTTGTGGCGGGGCATGACCCTGGCTTGCCAGGCAGTGCGTAGCTGA
- a CDS encoding DedA family protein, producing the protein MEHFYTTLLVWAQAHGMKAVFVFMAVENLGVPWPTEVGFVAAQGLIRAKAVSYWWAYAVITLGHLFGAGVSYYIGRAGDSAFARHFTHSPRLMRARDKLQHWYERYGPFTLLFGRLVGQVRPWASIVAGMARVPQPTFWLWTIIGSLVYSALAMWMTAWGWGLWEKYPQLRTPGVAGVLLVFYGVALYAVTVKLVQRAKRKKAAAKALQESATEDEPAESAKSEME; encoded by the coding sequence ATGGAGCATTTCTACACGACCTTGCTGGTGTGGGCCCAAGCCCATGGGATGAAGGCCGTCTTCGTGTTCATGGCGGTCGAGAACCTCGGCGTGCCCTGGCCGACGGAGGTCGGGTTCGTCGCCGCCCAGGGGCTTATCCGCGCGAAGGCTGTAAGCTACTGGTGGGCGTACGCGGTCATCACCCTGGGCCACCTCTTCGGCGCGGGCGTGTCCTACTACATAGGCCGCGCAGGCGACAGCGCCTTCGCACGGCACTTCACCCACAGCCCTCGCCTGATGCGCGCCCGCGACAAGCTCCAACACTGGTATGAACGCTACGGGCCCTTCACCCTCCTGTTCGGGCGTCTCGTGGGCCAGGTGCGGCCCTGGGCCTCCATCGTCGCGGGAATGGCTCGTGTGCCCCAGCCGACCTTCTGGCTCTGGACCATCATTGGCTCGCTCGTCTACAGCGCCCTTGCCATGTGGATGACCGCCTGGGGCTGGGGACTGTGGGAAAAGTACCCGCAGCTACGGACACCCGGCGTCGCTGGTGTGCTGCTGGTCTTCTACGGTGTGGCGCTGTACGCCGTCACGGTGAAGCTTGTGCAGCGCGCCAAGCGCAAGAAGGCAGCAGCCAAGGCCCTACAGGAGAGCGCCACGGAGGACGAACCCGCGGAGTCAGCCAAGAGCGAGATGGAGTAA